The genomic window GTTGCTTTTGAAGTGGCAAAGGAAGTTGTTTGGCTTCAAAAGTTCCTATTATGACTTGGGGTAGTGCCCTTGCTTGTACCGTCCCTAGTATTGTTTTCTAATAACAATGGGGCGATGACACAATCTAAAGAACCAAGAAGTTAACCATTGGAAAGGTAAGCATATTGAGAGGAAGTATCACTTGATACCTGAGATAGTGATGAGAAGAGATGTGGCTATGGAGAAGATCGCTTCTACAAAGAACCTAGCGGATCTCTTCTCAAAGACTTTGTCTACTAGAATCTTTTATGGTCATAGGGATGGTTTAGGTGTCAGATGTGTTCCCAACGTGATTTAAAGCTAGTGagagtttgttgggattgagccctagGAAGCATGGCATGATGTAACAAATAGAGATtcatttacaaatttatttatctatgtttCATAGTTTCCCTTTGTTATCCCATTtccattaattggttatttgagtaTACACGCTccacatcacttgcattgtacatgacttagggacattaggagttgcatagaagatccaagtcatgaatTCCTTGTAAAGTGATTAGTTATCAACaatcggttcatggatttggttAATCCATCTAAAAGTATAATGCACTACTtcctaattggagagatgactTATCTTAGCCATCAGGATGATTTTCCTACTTTTACGAAGACTTTGTCTACTAGAGTCTGTTATGGTCATAGAGATGACTTAGGTGTCACATGTGTTCCCAACATGCTTTAAAGCTAGTGGAATTTTGTTGGAATTGAGCCCTagaaagcataacatgatgtaacaaatagAGATtcatttacaaatatatttatatatgtttcaTAGTTTCCCTTTGTTATCCTATTTTCATTAATTGGCTATTTGAATACACATGCTctacatcacttgcattgtacatcacttgcattgtacatgacttaggtgcattaggagttgcacaaaagattcaagtcataggttccttgtagAGTGATTAGTTATCAATagtcggttcatggatttggtcAATCCATTTGAGATTAtaatgcactacctcctaattggagaaaTAACTTCTCTTGGCCATCAAGATGattttcctatggtgagtgcactagtgcaTGTAATGCACACTAGATTGGacttatggtgaatcatgatgtaaggccatcaattgtcatgattcatcgaACTATTATACTGCATGGACCCctaaccttgagaggatattaagtctATACCAAAGtcaacaagaggctttgacctataggtaagaccctaaagtagtcatatatccctatagattaggtcactataaggataaaaatatcaaaaattacggatatatcggtatttcaattttatggatatatcggagatacatcggtggatattttggaaaaaaatatcgatagatgtaaaattgatcaaaatttataaaaatataagaacaacttcataaaaatgtaattagaagtataatagatattttaaagttgttttattaaagaatttgatatatgtataatatgatttatcatatttaataataatatcgtatacatcaataaaaatatgaatttcataattgtacatttattattaaattaaatcaaatattatgatatttgattataatatgtctaattttaaaatatatattaatattaaaattatgattcatttaattcaattgtattaaatgatataaaataaattatgatatatgtacaattttttaatatttaattaatttattaatgatattaaaagtattttgaagaaaaatgttatgataatttttatatttttggtaatcaattaaaagaaatttttgtatttaattataaataattataattaattttctctctaaaatattcttttaaattttctttatatgatgactttaaatatatgtttttagtGCATTACATTTAACAAGGGCAAACTTGCCCTAGTGGTAAGATGAGTTGAAACCCAAACCTTTTGTTTGGGGTTTGAGTCCCCTCAACGGCAAgaaaaaaagacattttttaggGTGCATTGTAGCAATGTTGACCCCGCGTTGACTGTTTAATATATTGCCAAAAATCGGCAATTTATCGTCAATATATCGATAAATATCATTGATTTTTTACGATTTCTCTCGAAATTTCGCCAGAACGATATTTCTCCACAAAATATCGTATTCATACCCTTCGATAcacgatatatatatatatatatatatatatatatatatcgccgacatatcacaatattttcttccatgggtcactgttgatggaggttggtggtaATAAGTATTTTCGATATaagcactatgatatctcatgaattgagacagtgtgtctctttgggtgatccaaagaaCATGTGATCTAGAAAGCTATAGTCATAGCATTTCCTTTaatggaaatttgacatatgctccttggcgTTAGAGTATGTCAACTGATCACATGATAagtgggatctataactcaagtaTTAGAGGGGTAATCTTGATAgatgatagcactaccttgttagattaggATACCGGTTGGAGTCTCATGTAGTAGATAGTTTGTCCCATTAGGTTTTACTAGTAAGGTTTTAAATAAGGTAACTGtagtagtttaaaaaaatattgtattcattttccttcattaaggtttttcctatagggcttttctttgtaaggttttaatgagacatattcttATGTCATCaaagggggagtgttataaaatataagaatttatcGGATTGTGAAaacttatggatgatcatccatattaaTATAAGTCTCTTCCTTActctctataaaaaaaaaaaaaaggaaagctCTTAATGAAATGATATTCTATTTTTCTCTATGCattctcatttattattttcttgtttcttctctaattcttttattaaagaataaagaaacatgaaaaaaaaaggtttagtaaataaattattaaatgttTAATAAGAATGGTAAAGATATAGAAAAACAAaggattttttaccaaaaaaattatttaatttttttttgtaaaaggtTATGAAAATATGTATCAAAGAATAAAGAAGCATAGATAAAGAATGAATGGAACACAATAGgaattttagtaaataaattatttaatttttttataaaaaggtatgaaaaatatttaagaattaaGCAATATGGAATAACAAGACCGAGTaaataaagtatttaaaattttttttataaatattataaataaaaaatattcaaatagaaGATTTAGAGAAATATGGAAATAGAAtaatctataaataaataaattattcaaaattctttCTAAACAAGGcaatatatgttaaaaaagaaaatatatgaaaaaaagattGAGAGAATGAAATTTTCAATAGAGGAAATGGtgttttagaaagaaaaaaaaaagtttatgaggataaatgatttgttaggaaaaaaaatagggaaaataaaaaaataaaaaatagaaaataaatttaaagtgaataaattatttttgtgtattatTTCTAAcccatttcataatttttttatatgtacaaaaattatttaagagtgaattattttttccttccacattttatttagttttcttaatactttggtatttatatatatatatatattttttaattttttattaaataaaaaaattaaaatattttattttttctattcaattaaaataacgTAGAACGAAGTGAATTTGTTAGAATTTGCCAGTGATGATTAATATTAGGGTTGTTCTATGGTACCCACTCTTCATTTTGGAGGTACTACCCACATTTGACCCCAATAAAAAGATGACATGTGTAAAgtatatatcattaaaaaatttacaaaaacttatcaaaccggtaaagatgacttgttggtgagaaataatcacatgcatttcatatatatctaaatattacaacttttttataatttattattaaatatcaaatataatttgttatttaatgcattacttaactctatctaaaaaagaaaatcctacCAACTACTTttatactctcattattcatatataaaaaaaatggatagtaatttaatatgaaaattaaataatttcaactaccaaattacaaaatatgtaagaggtattttgatgaatcaaatttcaagatcaagtttaaaactttttgagagagaaaattttaaatttgtattatatgaagaagatgaaggatttcaagtgattacaaATGTCAAAGGTAacatttgatattatttttatccaaatataattgttgtaggaagaaatgtgatgttaaataacgattttagaattttttatgagtttattataaaattttgttatcaaattgttattaatatttttatataattttttttttttttttttgttcatagattaaatttgaagatgaagctttatatgtcttgaaggatgtcaagtgattacaagtgttaaaaggtaacatttgatttttttttttttttccatttacatataactattgtaggtagaaatgtcatgttaaaggacatttaaatatgtaatgatttataacatctagatttttattttttatttttagttattagtaatcaaattgagagcatttagtcatttgttatgaaattgtcatcaatattttgtaagaaatggtacaaactttctaagagagggtagaAACATTATAAGAGATGGTACGatctttctaagagagggtacgaactttctaagagagggtacgaactttataagagatggtatgaactttctaagatagggtacgaactttctaagagatggtacgaactttctaagagatggtacgaactttctaagagagggtacgaactttgtaagataggatacgaactttgtaagaaatggtacgaattttctaagaaatggtacgaactttctaagagagagtATGAACTTTCTAACAGATGGTACAAATTTTCTAAGAgagtgtacgaactttctaagagatggtacgaactttttaagagagggtacgaactttctaagacaaggtacaaactttctaagatagggtacgaactttctaagagatgatacaaactttctaagagagggtacgaactttctaaaagagggtatgaactttctaagagatagTACGAACTTTATAAGACAGGGTACaaactttttaagaaaaaagggtacgaactttctaagagaggatacgaactttctaatagagggtacaaactttgtaagaCAGGGTGCGAACTTTGtaagacagggtacgaactttgtaagacaGAGTAataactttgtaagagatggtacgaactttctaagagagggtatgaactttctaagagagtgtACGAACATTGTAAGaaatggtacaaactttctaagagattatatgaactttctaagagattgtacgaactttgtaagagatggtacgaactttgtaagagatggtacaaactttgtaagacagtatacgaactttgtaagagatggaacgaactttctaagagatgatacgaactttctaagagattgtatgaactttctaagagatggtatgaactttctaagagatggtacgaactttgtaagagagggtatgaactttctaagagaaggTACGAACTTTATAATAGAGTGTacgaaatttgaaaatataatattttacaattacgtagtgttttaatattttaattttcttgaaaatagttttcatcaTTTCTATGCTTGATTagtatcaataaacaatattatttgtatttttaagtggaaaaaatcaaaaaaatcaaaaaaatcgAAAATTTTAGGATATGGAGAATATGATtagtatgaagaatgtgaggatttctcataatcttcatatcttttctcacatttttcgtatcctctctaattttttagtgttttaattttctaattttttttttaggataatttacattatttccaattttaaaattttaaaaatcttttttttttgtaacaattctatcaataataactcaaaataatattattaaaccatgttattgttatttcaagttaaaaagtaaatatgaaattttaaaaatataaataatttagggtacaaaaaatatgagaatggtacgaaaaatgtgataaatacaTGTTTGGTACtttcatcatatttttcatattgatttttagttttaaaatttttgaaattacaaatttatttttgaaaatactatcATTAGTAACTCAAAAgagtattaataatttattttattctaatttaactttaaaaaccttaaattaaaaaaacgtAAAATTTGGAGAGTACTGAAAAAAATTAGGACGATCTAATTACCTAAGTTTTACATATGATTatcaaaatgttgaattttaatgaaaatattcattttatattaaaatattatcatattaattttatgttgaatttaaatgtttaataatttgttaaaaataaaataatgtaattatgatatatgatgatttttttttttttgttaataaatatgttttcaaattttatatcatttttatttttatttttatttttattctatttttatctcatatttatttatttaaaccaAAAATTGTTGAGAAGGGAGGAAGAAAGAAGGCCACGTTTAAgtagaatttttatttcaaatttaaaatggatgGCCAAGATGTAATATTGAACATCCAACGGCTTAGAAAAACTTTTGTGTATGTATCGAAGAGGTACCCtaaaattttccttaatattaaCATGTgacttttagttttttgtttgtttatgtttttgtttttttttttttatcgggGGGTATGAAACCGAATGAAATCTGTACGTATACGCTTGATTAGGTTTTATAGACCATTCCCTTTCATTCTCCCGCACACAGAGCATTCGTTGTTTCTTCTCTCTATTCTGCTGTGCTCTCTCCCAAAATGCTTTCATTCTCTTCCTCCAAATCTTTCACAACCGCGAAAGGTTTTCCTAATCTACACTCTCTCTCCAATCCCTTTTCTGATTCCATTTCTCTCCGTTTGAACCCACCAACTATTCTCAATCTCCGCTCGAAATCCCTTCAAATCACAGCCATTGACGCCGCTCAGCCCTACGACTACGAAACCCAACTCCGAACCCAGTTCAACAAGTCCAACAACCTCAAAATTGCCATCATTGGCTTTGGCAACTTCGGCCAATTCCTGGCTAAAACCTTTGTCAAACAAGGCCACACCGTCCTCGCCCACTCCCGCTCAAACTACGTTGACGTCGCACGAAAGCTCGGCGTTTCGTTCTTCCAAGATCCGCACGACCTCTGCGAAGAACACCCAGAAGTTGTATTGCTATGCAGTTCCATACTTTCAACCAAGTCGGTACTGAAATCGCTCCCGTTTCAGAGATTGCGTCGGAACACGCTGTTTGTGGACGTTTTGTCGGTAAAAGAATTTCCCAGAAATCTTTTTCTCGAAACTTTGCCTGCTGAGTTTGATATTCTTTGTACACACCCTATGTTTGGCCCGGAGAGTGGTAAAAATGGGTGGGCAGGGCTTCCATTTGTGTATGATAAGGTAAGAATTGGGAACGATGAATTTAGGATGGCTAGGTGTTCTAAATTCTTGGATATTTTCGCCAGAGAGGGGTGTAGAATGGTGGAAATGACTTGTGCTGAGCATGATAAATATGCAGCCGGGTCTCAATTTATAACCCATACGATGGGGAGGGTTTTGGAGAGGTTTGGATTGGAGTCGACGGAGATTAATACAAAGGGGTATGAGACGTTGTTGAATTTAGTGGAGAATACAGCAGGAGATAGTTTCGATCTGTACTATGGTTTGTTTGTGTATAACAATAATGCAATGGAGCAGCTTGAGAGGTTGGATATGGCATTTGAGTCGATCAAAAAAGAGATTTTTGGGTATATGCATCGCCTTTATAGGAAGCAGTTGTTTGAGGATGAAGGAGGATTGGGAGTTTCCAAGGACAAAAAGGTAGGGCAAAAGCTGCTTCATGGTGGTTCTGCTCTGGAGCTTCCTTCAGATACTCTGCCTCCCAATGGTGCTGCTCGGGAACCTCCTTCAGAGACTGTTAAACAAACGCCTTAAATGGACAGCTTTTGTGCTATGTGGTATGTGTGTGcttaaaattcattaattactagttttctttttattccttCCCCTTTTTTCTTGCCTCTTTGGATCTTATGGATGTGGGAGACAGATGTATTTGAATTTAATAAGAagtgaaatttatttataacaatttaattctcagggaattttttttttttcttttttttttttttctatcaatggATAAGAGTATAGGTTTTCTTTTGGTTTGCCTGCAGAACATGAGTTTGAGGACTACTATGCATATTAACTTCCTGTTGAGTTAGTTTGGCGCTACTACATTTAGGTCAAAGTTTAGATCTTTTATATTGCGGCAATTGAAACGTTTTTCTTAATTGTATTGGGTGTTAGAGGTTTTAATTGTTCTCTTAATTAGCAAATAGTTTTGGAAATAGACTCCTGCTATGTGCAGTTCAGAATGTTTTTCTTTGGTCCAAATCTTGTGATGCATGATGTGAACATTTGGTATTTTGTTCCTAGATAGAGAGACAATAATAAAGAATCATAGAGATGAAAAtagataaaaggaaaacaaagaaaaattgagaAGTTGGAGAAGGGAGAATTGATGCAAGTTTAGCTAATCCTTTATCTTCcaattgtaaaaaaatttgtcCTGTCCTAAATTAACTTTTGAGTGGATTCTTCTATGAGAATATTTTGAATGTGTACCTGTAACATGAATCAGAATTTTTCTTATTGAGGCATTGTAACAGGCTTGGATTTGACTCCATACTTGTttctggtaaaaaaaaaaaaattgtttctggATTACTGGTTTATTGGAGCAATTTTGTTTTTGCTCTTtccctgaaattccttgtttcTGACTCTGGCTTACCTATGAAATTTGAAACTGCTTCTTCAAGTGGTTATGTTAGGTGGGCAGCTTTAGCTGTCAAGATGAGAGAGTTGGGGTTTTTTAGGCTATTGATAAACTTTGTGGTCATTTAAGGAAGGATACTCTTGGTGTTGGGGTTGAATATGCTCATTTTTTGGTGGGATGTGTCAACCTGCACTAAAGTGGTGAAACATGTTCACTCGGAAGTGAATTGAGTGAACGGGGGGAGGTTTCCTGGGACATTTTAGACCCTGTGAAAAGGATGAGGCTTTAAGAAGCAATTTTGGATCTTGTCTATTTCTCCACTTTCCTATGGCATTTGCATCTTGACACTTTTGTTTTGGATTCACATGGATTCATTGGCTGCCTGACTGATATATCTACCTTAATGGAAGTAGTTTTTCTAGTTTTGGTAGGAAATGCTTTGAGAATGGCACTGTTATCATCCAGCTGGATCCTTTGAGAATAATGATATGAAGAAATGGTGCTGCAAGCTTTATCTTAAACTAATACAAGGTTAAATCTGTCTTTTACCCAAACATCACTACAAATTGGAGGCCAGTGGATTCTCCTCTTCACAAGTTAGAAATAtacctttcttttttcataagCAAATGAGGCAAATATTATAAGGAAAGCACcagataaaaggaaaaatgtatAGGATGTATACAAAGAATACCAAAACTGGCAAACCAAAGggaaaagggtaaacaaaaaacaacccaCCTCTCCTTACTTCGAGTTCAGTCTGTCTACAAAGCTTGTCATTGAAGAAGCATGATCATCATCCATATACAATCTAGCCCTATTCatgaagttatatatatatatatatatatatatatatatcctatgtCAAAGGTTTATCCAATTTGCATATGTTTCTTATATCTCCATAATTAAACTAAGTGTTGGACTTATTTTCTTGCACACTGTTGATAGAGTAAATTTTGGATTCTTATGTGGGAAATGTTTAAACTCCATAATTGAACTCAAGACCATATGCATGATATGTGGAAGAAGTAGAAGGATCATGATTTATGACTATAATGAAGATAAATCCCAGGATACTTATAGACTAATTTTGAGTTCAAATTCGGTAAATTTACGAAGTCTGGTATGATAGTTTggatatttattgaaaatgtaTCAAGATGAAATTATTTCTACTTGGTTAAAGTTTGCCAAGTTTCTTGGTAGACCATGaagtagagagaaaaggagaGGAGAAAAAAGAATAGGAAACCTTCCTATTTGAGAATATCATTGAAaggataataagaaaattaaatctCATTAATTAGCTTCTTTACCAAGA from Vitis vinifera cultivar Pinot Noir 40024 chromosome 9, ASM3070453v1 includes these protein-coding regions:
- the LOC104877397 gene encoding arogenate dehydrogenase 2, chloroplastic; this translates as MLSFSSSKSFTTAKGFPNLHSLSNPFSDSISLRLNPPTILNLRSKSLQITAIDAAQPYDYETQLRTQFNKSNNLKIAIIGFGNFGQFLAKTFVKQGHTVLAHSRSNYVDVARKLGVSFFQDPHDLCEEHPEVVLLCSSILSTKSVLKSLPFQRLRRNTLFVDVLSVKEFPRNLFLETLPAEFDILCTHPMFGPESGKNGWAGLPFVYDKVRIGNDEFRMARCSKFLDIFAREGCRMVEMTCAEHDKYAAGSQFITHTMGRVLERFGLESTEINTKGYETLLNLVENTAGDSFDLYYGLFVYNNNAMEQLERLDMAFESIKKEIFGYMHRLYRKQLFEDEGGLGVSKDKKVGQKLLHGGSALELPSDTLPPNGAAREPPSETVKQTP